Proteins from one Acidiphilium multivorum AIU301 genomic window:
- the guaA gene encoding glutamine-hydrolyzing GMP synthase → MSDAPSADRILILDFGSQVTQLIARRLRETGVYCEIWPFDADPARMAAFAPKGIILSGGPASVIEEVAPKPPADVFGAGVPVLGICYGEQAICDALGGAVEGSDHREFGRAFIDVTADCALFEGVWARGQRAQVWMSHGDRVTALPPGFRAVAVSEGAPFAAIADDARRIYGVQFHPEVVHTPDGARLLANFAHKVCGLAGGWTMANFRETARDAIRAQVGTGRVICGLSGGVDSSVAAALIHEAIGDQLVCIFVDHGLLRAGEADEVVRVFRDRFNIRLVHRDASDLFFAALEGVTDPEVKRKTIGRLFIEVFEEEAKNLGGADFLAQGTLYPDVIESVSARGGPSAVIKSHHNVGGLPDRMRMKLVEPLRELFKDEVRELGRELGLPETIVGRHPFPGPGLAIRIPGPVDREKVRILQKADAIYLEEIRNAGLYDAIWQAFVALLPVRSVGVMGDGRTYDFACALRAVTSTDGMTADVYPFDMSFLTRVAGRIVNEVRGINRVTYDITSKPPGTIEWE, encoded by the coding sequence ATGTCCGACGCACCCTCCGCAGACCGCATCCTCATCCTCGATTTCGGCAGCCAGGTGACGCAGCTGATCGCGCGCCGCCTGCGCGAGACCGGCGTCTATTGCGAAATCTGGCCATTCGACGCCGATCCGGCGCGCATGGCGGCTTTTGCGCCGAAGGGCATCATCCTTTCCGGCGGCCCGGCGAGCGTGATCGAGGAGGTCGCGCCGAAGCCCCCGGCCGACGTGTTCGGCGCCGGCGTGCCGGTGCTCGGCATCTGCTACGGCGAGCAGGCGATCTGCGATGCGCTGGGCGGCGCGGTGGAAGGGTCGGACCATCGCGAGTTCGGCCGCGCCTTCATCGACGTCACCGCGGACTGCGCGTTGTTCGAGGGCGTCTGGGCCAGGGGCCAGCGCGCCCAGGTCTGGATGAGCCATGGCGACCGGGTGACCGCGCTGCCGCCCGGCTTCCGCGCGGTGGCGGTGAGCGAAGGCGCGCCCTTCGCCGCCATCGCCGACGATGCGCGGCGCATCTACGGCGTGCAGTTCCATCCCGAGGTCGTCCACACGCCGGACGGCGCCCGCCTGCTCGCGAATTTCGCGCACAAGGTCTGCGGCCTTGCGGGCGGCTGGACGATGGCGAATTTCCGCGAGACCGCGCGCGATGCGATCCGCGCCCAGGTCGGCACCGGGCGGGTGATCTGCGGCCTGTCCGGCGGCGTCGATTCCTCGGTCGCGGCGGCCCTGATCCACGAGGCGATCGGCGACCAGCTCGTCTGCATCTTCGTCGATCACGGCCTGCTCCGCGCCGGCGAGGCGGACGAGGTCGTGCGCGTCTTCCGCGACCGCTTCAACATACGACTGGTGCATCGAGACGCATCGGACCTGTTCTTCGCGGCTCTCGAGGGCGTCACCGATCCGGAGGTGAAGCGCAAGACGATCGGCCGCCTGTTCATCGAGGTGTTCGAGGAAGAGGCGAAGAATCTCGGCGGCGCCGATTTCCTCGCCCAGGGCACGCTGTATCCGGACGTGATCGAAAGCGTCTCCGCTCGCGGCGGGCCCAGCGCCGTCATCAAGTCGCACCACAATGTCGGCGGCCTGCCCGACCGGATGCGGATGAAACTGGTCGAGCCGCTGCGCGAACTCTTCAAGGACGAGGTGCGCGAACTCGGCCGCGAGCTGGGGCTGCCCGAGACCATCGTCGGCCGCCATCCCTTCCCCGGCCCCGGCCTTGCCATCCGCATCCCCGGCCCGGTCGACCGCGAGAAGGTCCGCATCCTGCAGAAGGCAGATGCGATCTATCTCGAGGAAATCCGCAATGCCGGCCTGTATGACGCGATCTGGCAGGCCTTCGTGGCCCTGCTACCGGTGCGCAGCGTCGGCGTGATGGGCGACGGCCGCACCTACGACTTCGCCTGCGCCCTGCGCGCCGTCACCAGCACTGACGGAATGACAGCCGACGTCTACCCGTTTGACATGAGCTTCCTGACGCGTGTCGCCGGGCGGATCGTCAACGAAGTGCGCGGCATCAACCGCGTCACCTATGACATCACCAGCAAGCCGCCCGGCACCATAGAGTGGGAATGA
- a CDS encoding tyrosine-type recombinase/integrase — translation MLTDTKLRNLKPQDKLYKVNDRDGLYAAVTPAGSISFRYNYAIHGRQETVTFGRYGVGGITLAEARERLNEAKKMIAAGKSPSKEKARDKARIKDAETFGAWSEKWLRGYQMADSTRDMRRSVYERELKPKFGNQKLVEITHEDLRALTDAIVERGAPATAVHAREVVLQVYRWAIERGQKVENPAELVRPTSIAKFEPRDRALTTDEIGLMYQYMERIGTTPSIRAAAKLLLLTMVRKRELTDATWSEINFSQALWTIPKERMKRRTPHLVFLSRQALDIFIALKTFAGGSEYVLPSRYDSDLPMSRATLNQVLTLTYRLAQKEGKHLAKFGPHDLRRTASTLLHEAGYNTDWIEKCLAHEQRGVRAVYNKAEYREQRSAMLQDWADMIDEWTKRPSMAERLS, via the coding sequence GTGCTGACCGATACCAAGCTGCGCAATCTGAAGCCGCAGGATAAGCTCTACAAAGTGAATGACCGTGACGGCCTCTATGCGGCCGTCACGCCTGCCGGTTCGATCTCATTCCGCTACAACTACGCGATCCACGGCAGGCAAGAGACCGTCACCTTTGGCCGCTATGGTGTTGGTGGCATTACTCTCGCGGAGGCCCGTGAACGGCTAAACGAAGCCAAGAAGATGATCGCCGCAGGGAAGTCACCATCGAAGGAGAAGGCGCGGGATAAGGCTCGCATCAAGGATGCGGAGACGTTCGGAGCGTGGTCGGAAAAATGGCTGCGGGGCTACCAGATGGCCGATTCAACGCGCGACATGCGCCGCTCGGTGTATGAGCGCGAATTGAAGCCCAAATTCGGCAACCAAAAGCTGGTCGAGATTACACACGAAGACTTGCGCGCGTTGACCGACGCCATCGTGGAGCGGGGCGCCCCCGCAACGGCTGTGCATGCCCGAGAGGTGGTATTGCAGGTCTATCGATGGGCCATCGAGCGCGGCCAGAAGGTCGAGAACCCGGCGGAACTGGTGCGTCCGACGAGCATCGCCAAATTCGAGCCGCGCGACCGTGCACTGACGACCGACGAAATCGGCCTGATGTATCAGTATATGGAACGCATTGGCACGACACCATCTATCCGGGCAGCAGCCAAGCTGTTGTTGCTTACAATGGTCCGCAAGCGTGAATTGACCGATGCGACGTGGAGCGAGATCAACTTCAGCCAGGCCCTTTGGACGATCCCAAAGGAGCGCATGAAGCGCCGTACGCCTCATCTGGTGTTCCTGTCGAGGCAGGCGCTGGATATTTTCATTGCCCTGAAAACCTTCGCGGGCGGCTCGGAGTATGTGCTGCCGTCGCGGTACGACTCCGACCTACCTATGAGCCGCGCCACGCTCAACCAGGTGCTGACGCTGACATACCGCCTTGCACAAAAAGAGGGAAAGCATCTCGCCAAGTTTGGACCGCACGATTTGCGGCGGACGGCCAGCACATTACTGCACGAGGCTGGCTACAATACCGATTGGATCGAAAAATGCCTCGCGCACGAGCAGCGGGGCGTGCGAGCCGTCTATAACAAGGCTGAATACCGCGAGCAACGGTCAGCGATGCTCCAAGATTGGGCAGACATGATCGACGAATGGACGAAGCGGCCATCGATGGCGGAGCGACTGAGTTAA
- a CDS encoding IS630 family transposase (programmed frameshift) produces MGQPLSMDLRRRLLAAIDEGMSCRAAAARFGVAPATAIRWRAQRRDTGSFAPKPQGGDTRSRRVEERRADILAIWETRKDISLAELRLALIEVGLHVSVAGLHRFFIRRGMTRKKKTGHAIEQDRPDILKQRQDWFDSQFDLDPDRLVFIDETWTATNMTRSHGRCARGERLRMGFPHGHRKTTTLVAGLRMTGMVAPMVLDGPINGDWFEAYVTKVLTPELRPGDVVIMDNLSSHKRDAVRERIEAAGATLRFLPPYSPDFNPIEKAFARLKAILRKIGERTVSGLWDLIGRLVDSFQHRECANYFSSCGYDPD; encoded by the exons ATGGGCCAACCACTATCGATGGATCTTCGTCGGCGGCTTTTGGCGGCGATTGATGAGGGGATGAGTTGCCGGGCAGCGGCAGCCCGCTTTGGGGTGGCGCCGGCGACGGCAATCCGCTGGCGAGCGCAGCGTCGCGATACCGGCAGCTTTGCTCCGAAGCCTCAGGGTGGCGACACGCGCTCACGTCGGGTTGAGGAACGGCGGGCGGACATTCTCGCAATCTGGGAAACGCGTAAGGACATCTCGCTTGCAGAGCTGCGCCTGGCGCTGATCGAGGTCGGCTTGCACGTCTCGGTGGCCGGGCTTCACCGCTTCTTCATCCGCCGCGGCATGACGCGTA AAAAAAAGACTGGCCACGCCATCGAGCAGGATCGCCCCGATATCCTGAAACAGCGCCAGGACTGGTTCGATAGCCAGTTCGATCTGGACCCGGATCGCCTCGTCTTTATCGACGAAACCTGGACCGCCACCAACATGACCCGCAGCCATGGCCGCTGCGCCAGGGGCGAACGTCTGCGGATGGGCTTCCCACACGGTCACCGCAAGACCACCACGTTGGTGGCGGGGCTGCGCATGACCGGGATGGTCGCGCCGATGGTGCTGGACGGCCCCATCAACGGCGACTGGTTCGAGGCATATGTCACCAAAGTTCTCACACCCGAACTGCGGCCCGGCGACGTGGTCATCATGGACAATCTGTCGAGCCACAAGCGTGACGCGGTGCGTGAACGGATCGAAGCGGCCGGCGCAACCCTGCGCTTCCTCCCGCCCTATAGTCCCGACTTCAATCCGATCGAGAAGGCGTTCGCGCGCCTCAAGGCCATCCTCAGAAAGATCGGAGAGCGAACCGTCTCCGGCCTATGGGACCTGATCGGCAGGCTCGTCGACAGCTTCCAGCACCGCGAATGCGCCAACTACTTCAGCTCATGCGGATATGACCCGGACTGA
- a CDS encoding IS110 family RNA-guided transposase codes for MDIMILGIDLGKNSCSVVGMDAAGRVVLRRRLRRGTLESFVGELGSCIVAMEACCGAHHLGRIFAARGHEVRLMSPEYVRPYVKAQKNDDLDAEAIAEAATRPTMRFVPVKSQDQSDLQALHRARERLVSERTALINHLRALLLERGIVVPQGRRKLEAELETLAEDGGFAALSPRIRTLIEDLRAEWRSLDQRITGFDAEFVQLARDDVAVRRLTKIPGIGTINATALAAAVGEAHAFKRGRDMAAWLGLVPRQMTTGGKPRLLGISKRGNRYLRKNLIHGARAALPYLVERDTPLGRWARGLLDRAHKNVVVVALAAKLARIAWAVLAHGCDYDAQFEAAAAAA; via the coding sequence ATGGATATCATGATTCTCGGCATCGATCTTGGGAAGAACTCTTGCAGCGTGGTGGGCATGGACGCCGCCGGCCGGGTTGTTTTGAGGCGGAGACTTCGGCGGGGAACGTTGGAAAGTTTCGTTGGCGAGCTTGGGTCGTGCATTGTGGCAATGGAAGCATGTTGCGGCGCTCATCACCTCGGGCGGATTTTCGCCGCGCGGGGCCACGAGGTGCGGCTGATGTCGCCGGAATATGTCCGTCCGTACGTGAAGGCGCAGAAGAACGATGATCTCGACGCGGAGGCGATCGCAGAGGCTGCGACGCGGCCAACGATGCGTTTCGTGCCTGTGAAGAGCCAGGACCAATCTGATCTCCAGGCTTTGCACCGAGCCCGGGAGCGCCTCGTCTCGGAACGGACGGCGCTGATCAATCACTTGCGGGCGTTGCTGCTGGAGCGAGGGATCGTCGTTCCGCAAGGCCGGAGGAAACTGGAAGCCGAGCTTGAGACATTGGCCGAAGATGGCGGTTTTGCCGCGTTGAGCCCGCGCATCCGGACGTTGATCGAAGATCTTCGGGCGGAATGGCGTTCACTCGACCAGAGGATCACCGGCTTCGACGCCGAGTTCGTTCAGTTGGCTCGTGACGACGTGGCTGTGCGACGTTTGACCAAAATCCCAGGAATTGGAACGATAAACGCTACGGCGCTGGCGGCGGCGGTCGGCGAGGCGCATGCATTCAAACGTGGGCGGGACATGGCGGCGTGGCTGGGGCTCGTTCCACGGCAAATGACAACGGGTGGAAAACCGCGCCTGCTCGGCATCAGCAAACGCGGCAATCGTTATTTGCGGAAGAACTTGATCCATGGCGCACGAGCGGCGCTGCCTTATCTTGTCGAACGCGATACGCCGTTGGGCCGCTGGGCGCGGGGATTGCTCGATCGAGCGCATAAGAACGTGGTCGTAGTCGCGCTGGCCGCGAAGCTGGCTCGGATTGCATGGGCCGTTTTGGCGCACGGTTGCGATTACGACGCCCAATTCGAAGCGGCGGCTGCGGCCGCATGA
- a CDS encoding IS1634 family transposase, with amino-acid sequence MFIDVVPNGRSAPAVLLRESFREGRKVHKRTIANLSQMPPELIDGLRALLAGGAVVGGADQALEIRRSLPHGHVAAALGMMRKLEIPRLLGRRESRERNLALALIAGRVIAPGSKLSTLRGLNPQTATTSLGEILELGAIEEREIYAALDWLGAQQGRIERQFARRHLRDGTLVLYDVSSSYLEGRHCELAHHGYSRDHRPDRPQIVYGLLCDREGRPIAVEVFEGNTADPATVAAQVEKLKRRFHLERVVLVGDRGMITTARIRETIKPAGLDWISCLRAGQIQDLAEGALQMSLFDERDIAAITSPDYPGERLIACRNAALATERRRKREALLVATETELARIRDATRRKRAPLHGEAAIGLAVGAVINQRKMAKHFDLTITASRFDFQRNAASIAREAALDGIYVIRTSVSADVMSETEAVSAYKDLSRVERAFRTLKSVDLAIRPVHHWLSPRVRAHVFLCMMAYYVEWHLRDALKPLLFQDHNRPGAEAGRTSPVAPASTSPAADHKRGRRRNDQNLPISSFSDLMAHLATQTLNTAALPKAPNATFTTLAKPTPLQAAAFDLIGIDPMRVQ; translated from the coding sequence ATGTTCATTGACGTGGTTCCGAATGGCCGATCGGCGCCGGCCGTGCTGTTGCGGGAGAGTTTCCGCGAGGGTCGCAAGGTTCATAAACGCACCATCGCCAATCTGAGCCAGATGCCGCCGGAGCTGATCGATGGGCTGCGTGCGCTTCTCGCGGGTGGCGCGGTGGTCGGTGGTGCCGATCAGGCACTCGAGATCCGGCGCTCGCTGCCGCACGGTCATGTGGCGGCGGCACTCGGGATGATGCGCAAGCTTGAGATTCCCCGCCTGCTGGGCCGGAGGGAGTCGCGCGAGCGCAATCTCGCCCTGGCGCTGATTGCGGGCCGGGTGATCGCACCGGGCTCGAAGCTCTCGACCCTGCGCGGGCTGAACCCGCAGACCGCAACGACCAGCCTCGGCGAGATCCTCGAGCTCGGCGCCATTGAAGAGCGCGAGATCTACGCCGCACTGGACTGGCTGGGCGCGCAGCAGGGCCGGATCGAGCGGCAGTTTGCAAGGCGCCATCTGCGCGACGGCACGTTGGTGCTCTACGACGTCAGTTCATCCTACCTCGAAGGCCGGCATTGCGAACTGGCACACCACGGATACAGCCGGGATCACCGGCCCGATCGGCCGCAGATCGTCTATGGTCTGCTGTGCGATCGCGAGGGGCGGCCGATCGCAGTGGAAGTGTTCGAAGGCAACACCGCCGATCCGGCCACGGTCGCCGCCCAGGTGGAGAAGCTCAAGCGGCGGTTCCATCTCGAGCGCGTCGTCCTGGTGGGTGATCGCGGGATGATCACCACGGCGCGGATCCGCGAGACGATCAAGCCGGCGGGGCTGGACTGGATCAGCTGCCTGCGCGCGGGGCAGATCCAGGATCTTGCCGAGGGAGCGCTGCAGATGTCGCTATTCGACGAGCGCGATATCGCCGCGATCACGTCGCCCGATTATCCGGGCGAGCGGCTGATCGCCTGTCGCAACGCCGCCCTGGCGACCGAACGACGGCGCAAGCGCGAGGCGCTGCTCGTGGCTACCGAGACGGAACTGGCGCGGATCCGGGATGCGACACGGCGCAAACGCGCTCCTCTTCATGGCGAGGCCGCGATCGGGCTGGCGGTGGGGGCGGTGATCAACCAGCGCAAGATGGCCAAGCATTTCGATCTCACCATCACCGCCAGCCGCTTCGATTTCCAGCGCAACGCCGCCAGCATCGCGCGCGAGGCGGCCCTCGACGGCATCTATGTCATCCGCACCAGTGTGAGCGCGGACGTCATGAGCGAGACCGAAGCCGTGTCAGCCTACAAGGACCTTTCGCGGGTGGAACGGGCGTTCCGGACCCTCAAATCGGTCGATCTCGCGATCCGCCCGGTGCATCACTGGCTCTCACCGCGGGTGCGTGCCCACGTCTTTCTCTGCATGATGGCCTATTACGTCGAGTGGCATCTGCGCGACGCCCTCAAGCCTCTGCTGTTCCAGGATCACAACCGGCCTGGGGCCGAGGCCGGACGCACATCGCCGGTTGCCCCCGCATCGACATCCCCGGCCGCCGATCACAAGCGCGGGCGACGCCGCAACGACCAGAACCTGCCGATTTCGAGCTTCAGCGACCTGATGGCGCATCTCGCGACCCAGACCCTGAACACCGCAGCCCTGCCCAAGGCGCCGAATGCCACCTTCACCACCCTGGCAAAGCCCACGCCACTGCAAGCCGCCGCCTTCGACCTGATCGGGATCGACCCCATGCGTGTCCAGTAA
- a CDS encoding helix-turn-helix transcriptional regulator has translation MEQRGEFPRRIVLTSRNVAWDLAEIEDWIEARKSSSIHAISPGSRT, from the coding sequence ATGGAGCAACGAGGGGAATTTCCTCGCCGGATTGTGCTCACCAGCAGAAATGTCGCTTGGGACTTGGCTGAGATTGAGGACTGGATTGAAGCTCGTAAGTCCTCGAGCATTCATGCAATCAGCCCCGGCTCAAGGACGTGA
- a CDS encoding IS256 family transposase yields MNENSTITSFHQPGSIMDPLTDIAREGARQMLMAALKAEAASFVAQFSEELLPDGRQRVVRHGAGPERAVQTGIGPIPVQRPKVRDRAPGVSAETRIRFTSAILPRWARRSKSLDALLPVLYLRGVSTGDFQEALTALLGADAPNLSPAVISRLTAGWQEEYDRWQRRDLSARRYVYVWADGVYLQARMEPQAECMLVIIGATPEGRKELLGFQVGFRESAQSWRELLVDLKARGLAVPPELAVGDGALGFWKALDEVFPGTRHQRCWFHKIANVLNHFPKSMQPAVAADLREISHAETRAAALAAIDTFKAKYAAKYQRGVACLTKDTEVLLAFYDYPAEHWEHLRTSNPIESVFATVRHRTVRTKGALSQKTAKLMVFTLIRAASKKWRKLNGTSQLPRVIEGVRFNDGVAQSDATQSRAA; encoded by the coding sequence ATGAACGAGAATAGCACGATCACCTCCTTTCATCAGCCTGGTTCGATCATGGACCCGTTGACGGACATTGCCCGTGAGGGCGCGCGGCAGATGCTGATGGCAGCCCTGAAGGCCGAGGCGGCAAGTTTCGTTGCCCAGTTCAGCGAGGAACTCTTGCCCGACGGCCGGCAGCGTGTTGTCCGGCACGGCGCCGGACCGGAACGGGCGGTGCAGACCGGGATCGGACCGATCCCGGTGCAGCGGCCGAAGGTGCGTGACCGCGCGCCGGGCGTGTCGGCGGAGACGAGGATCCGCTTCACCTCGGCGATCCTGCCGCGCTGGGCACGCCGCTCGAAAAGCCTCGATGCCCTGTTGCCCGTGCTGTATCTGCGCGGCGTCTCCACCGGCGATTTCCAGGAGGCGCTGACGGCGTTGCTCGGGGCGGACGCGCCGAACCTGTCGCCGGCGGTGATTTCCCGCCTCACGGCAGGCTGGCAGGAGGAGTATGATCGTTGGCAGCGCCGCGATCTCTCGGCGCGCCGCTATGTCTATGTCTGGGCCGACGGCGTCTACCTGCAGGCCAGGATGGAGCCGCAGGCCGAGTGCATGCTGGTGATCATCGGGGCGACACCGGAAGGCCGGAAGGAGCTTCTGGGCTTTCAGGTCGGCTTCCGCGAGAGCGCGCAGAGCTGGCGCGAACTGCTGGTCGATCTCAAGGCTCGAGGGCTTGCCGTGCCGCCCGAACTGGCCGTCGGCGACGGCGCACTTGGGTTCTGGAAGGCGCTGGACGAGGTGTTCCCCGGCACCCGCCATCAGCGCTGCTGGTTCCACAAGATCGCCAACGTGCTCAACCACTTTCCGAAATCCATGCAGCCAGCGGTGGCAGCCGACCTGCGCGAAATCTCGCACGCTGAAACCCGCGCCGCCGCCCTGGCGGCGATCGACACCTTCAAGGCGAAATATGCCGCCAAGTATCAGCGCGGTGTCGCCTGTCTGACCAAGGACACCGAGGTTCTGCTGGCCTTCTATGACTACCCGGCCGAACATTGGGAGCATCTGCGTACCTCGAACCCGATCGAGAGCGTCTTCGCCACCGTTCGTCACCGCACGGTCCGGACCAAAGGCGCGTTATCGCAGAAGACCGCCAAGCTAATGGTCTTCACCTTGATCCGGGCCGCTTCGAAGAAATGGCGCAAGCTCAACGGCACCAGCCAGTTGCCACGCGTCATCGAAGGCGTCAGATTCAACGACGGCGTCGCACAATCCGACGCCACCCAGAGCCGCGCCGCCTGA
- the repC gene encoding replication protein C, IncQ-type, producing the protein MGAHDLTHACHDRGHCLAPGLFRSLKRGDRRREKLHVIYDYGTGKSIEFSGPEPLGADDLRILQGLVAMAGPAGLVLSPMPRTKEGQQLRLLLEPKWEAVQQNALVIMGSYQALCREIGYANCKDTKPVRDCIERLWKVSVIIQNGKQRQGFRLLSGYVSDEQHCKLHVALNPLIAEAVMGRGQHVRIDMDEVRALQTDPARLIHQRLCGWIDPGKIGRVTLDTLCSYAWPDDACAETMKKRRPKARKALTELTSLGWAVDEYAKHKWEIRRPSDRRPPHPAPR; encoded by the coding sequence GTGGGTGCGCATGATCTGACCCATGCCTGCCACGACCGAGGTCACTGTCTTGCACCGGGGCTATTCCGCAGTCTCAAGCGTGGCGACCGCAGACGCGAAAAATTGCATGTCATATATGACTACGGCACCGGCAAGAGCATTGAGTTCAGCGGACCAGAGCCCCTGGGCGCAGATGACCTACGTATCTTGCAAGGCCTCGTGGCAATGGCCGGGCCAGCGGGACTCGTTTTATCCCCCATGCCTCGGACCAAAGAAGGGCAACAGCTACGTCTGCTCCTCGAACCCAAGTGGGAAGCTGTCCAACAGAATGCATTGGTAATTATGGGCAGCTATCAGGCGCTGTGTCGTGAAATTGGCTATGCAAACTGCAAAGACACTAAGCCTGTCAGGGACTGTATTGAACGGCTCTGGAAGGTATCTGTGATAATTCAAAATGGCAAACAACGTCAGGGATTTCGCTTACTGTCTGGGTATGTCTCTGATGAGCAGCACTGCAAACTGCATGTGGCGCTGAACCCATTAATTGCCGAAGCAGTCATGGGACGTGGGCAACATGTCCGAATCGATATGGATGAAGTTCGGGCGTTACAAACGGACCCTGCCCGCCTCATTCATCAGCGCTTATGCGGTTGGATTGACCCCGGAAAAATCGGGCGCGTTACCCTGGACACGCTTTGCAGTTACGCTTGGCCTGATGACGCTTGCGCCGAGACTATGAAGAAACGACGCCCAAAAGCCCGAAAAGCGCTCACGGAGCTAACTTCATTGGGATGGGCAGTGGACGAGTACGCCAAACATAAATGGGAAATCCGTCGGCCGTCCGATCGCCGCCCTCCGCATCCAGCCCCACGGTAA
- a CDS encoding IS5 family transposase, with translation MAWTETARQRYCRAGLRYASDLTDAEWALIEPFMPLPPHRGRPRTVALRRIVEAIFYMLSTGCQWRQIPKEFAPFTTVQGYFYRFCRDGTFDRINHVLVMQAREIAGREASPTAGVIDSQSVKTTEAGGPRGFDAGKKIKGRKRHIVTDTIGHLVGAIVHHAGIQDRDGAPDVLKSVKSLYPWLRHVFADGGYAGPKLNGRLAKIGKWTIQIVKRSDAASGFELLPRRWVVERTFAWLGRCRRLAKDFEATVISATAWLFLAHIRLITRKIARHR, from the coding sequence ATGGCTTGGACTGAAACCGCTCGGCAACGATATTGCCGGGCCGGATTGCGCTACGCAAGCGACCTCACCGACGCCGAATGGGCCTTGATCGAACCATTCATGCCCTTGCCGCCGCATCGAGGCAGGCCCCGAACGGTGGCACTGCGAAGGATTGTGGAGGCCATCTTCTACATGCTGTCGACCGGTTGCCAGTGGCGGCAGATCCCGAAGGAATTCGCGCCGTTCACCACTGTGCAGGGCTATTTCTACCGCTTCTGTCGCGACGGCACGTTCGATCGCATCAATCACGTCTTGGTCATGCAGGCGCGGGAAATAGCCGGACGAGAGGCGTCTCCCACAGCCGGTGTGATCGACAGCCAGTCGGTCAAGACCACCGAGGCTGGCGGGCCGCGCGGGTTCGATGCCGGAAAGAAGATCAAGGGACGCAAGCGCCACATCGTCACCGATACAATCGGCCACCTCGTCGGTGCGATCGTTCATCATGCCGGTATTCAGGATCGGGATGGGGCGCCCGACGTGCTCAAATCCGTCAAATCCCTGTATCCCTGGTTGCGGCACGTATTCGCCGACGGCGGCTATGCCGGTCCCAAACTCAATGGACGCCTCGCCAAAATCGGCAAATGGACCATACAGATCGTCAAGCGCTCCGACGCCGCCAGCGGGTTCGAACTTCTGCCGCGACGTTGGGTGGTAGAGAGAACCTTTGCCTGGCTCGGCAGATGCCGGCGCCTCGCAAAGGATTTCGAAGCCACCGTTATCAGCGCCACCGCATGGCTCTTCCTCGCACATATCCGCCTGATCACACGAAAAATCGCCCGTCACAGATAG
- a CDS encoding TraK family protein, whose amino-acid sequence MQNSSNASKRRGNGRVAFLARREQFEKLLVAGHTQISLYECHANELGVTYSQFSRYVRTYILKDRLSLMPHSTAPQSTLTPLVKAVPPIQPNMQSSARQPHTKPAFVPSPTGSGFDAFFGRK is encoded by the coding sequence GTGCAAAACTCATCAAACGCTTCAAAGCGTCGAGGTAACGGCCGGGTCGCCTTTCTTGCAAGGCGGGAGCAGTTCGAAAAATTGTTGGTAGCAGGTCATACCCAGATTTCATTGTACGAATGCCATGCCAATGAGCTTGGCGTCACTTACAGCCAGTTCAGTCGATATGTACGCACCTACATCCTGAAAGACCGCCTTTCCTTAATGCCGCATTCTACGGCACCCCAGTCCACACTCACGCCTTTGGTGAAAGCGGTGCCTCCAATTCAGCCAAATATGCAGTCGTCTGCTCGGCAACCCCACACAAAGCCAGCTTTCGTCCCATCTCCAACGGGTAGCGGGTTCGATGCATTCTTCGGAAGAAAATAA
- a CDS encoding plasmid mobilization protein has product MTGDTKGKRGGRPRGDRIEVWVTPVERGEIAARADEAGLSLSAYLRAAGLHHRIKSVYDLDAVRDLAKVNGDLGRVAGLLKWWLVDGQDKLSRREEVERLLIDFRALQNEVTTLMKAVRR; this is encoded by the coding sequence ATGACCGGCGATACAAAAGGGAAGCGTGGAGGGAGGCCGCGGGGAGATCGGATAGAGGTCTGGGTGACGCCGGTAGAGCGTGGTGAGATAGCCGCCAGAGCGGATGAGGCCGGCTTGTCGCTATCGGCCTACCTTCGCGCCGCTGGCCTGCATCACCGGATTAAATCAGTGTACGACCTCGATGCGGTGCGTGATTTAGCCAAGGTGAACGGCGACCTTGGCCGTGTCGCAGGCCTTCTCAAATGGTGGCTAGTCGATGGACAGGATAAATTGAGTAGGCGGGAGGAAGTGGAACGCCTGCTAATCGATTTTCGGGCTCTACAAAATGAAGTAACCACACTCATGAAAGCGGTACGTCGGTGA